The following proteins are encoded in a genomic region of Diadema setosum chromosome 18, eeDiaSeto1, whole genome shotgun sequence:
- the LOC140241535 gene encoding transmembrane emp24 domain-containing protein 4-like, which translates to MAQVLLSSLLLVLAVAPAFSLYFHIGETEKKCFIEEIPDETMVIGNYKIQVFDKNKNEFLPSSPGIGMHVEVRDPDDKLILSKMYSSSGRFTFTSHTPGEHSLCLFSNSTKWSMFGGSKLRIHLDIEVGEHANDYKEIAEKDKLTELQLRVRQLLDQVEQVKKEQNYQRYREERFRQTSESTNQRVLWWSIGQTVILLVTGFWQMRHLKGFFEAKKLV; encoded by the exons ATGGCACAAGTATTACTATCATCACTACTATTAGTTCTTGCCGTCGCACCGGCTTTTAGTTTATATTTTCACATAGGGGAAACAGAGAAGAAATGCTTCATAGAAGAAATTCCAGATGAGACGATGGTTATTG GGAACTACAAAATCCAGGTATTTGACAAAAACAAGAATGAATTCTTGCCATCTAGTCCCGGGATTGGGATGCACGTGGAGGTACGGGACCCCGATGACAAGCTTATCCTGTCCAAGATGTACAGCTCATCGGGACGCTTCACCTTCACGTCACATACACCAGGAGAGCACTCACTCTGCCTCTTCTCCAACTCCACGAAGTGGTCAATGTTTGGAGGATCAAAGCTG CGCATCCACCTGGACATAGAGGTGGGAGAGCACGCCAATGACTACAAAGAGATCGCTGAGAAGGACAAACTGACAGAGTTACAGCTGAGGGTGAGACAGCTTCTGGATCAGGTGGAGCAAGTCAAGAAGGAACAAAATTACCAGAGG TATCGGGAGGAGCGATTCCGGCAGACGAGCGAGAGCACCAACCAGCGGGTCTTGTGGTGGTCAATTGGTCAGACGGTCATCCTTCTGGTCACTGGCTTCTGGCAGATGAGGCATCTGAAGGGATTCTTTGAGGCCAAGAAGCTAGTATAG